From the genome of Sphingopyxis sp. DBS4:
TATCCAGATGGGGGCGACGCCCGACAGCCCCGCGGCGGGCTATTTCACCGTCCAGGGCGGGCCTCGCGACGTCGAGCTCGTCGCGGTGACCGCCGACCTCGCGCAGCGGGTCGAGATGCACGAAAGCGTCAAGGAAAACGGCGTCGTGACGATGAAGCCGCTCGCCGCCGCCGTCGTCCCGGCGAAGGGCAAGCTCGAATTCAAGCCCGGCGGCAAGCATCTGATGATCTGGCACATCAACGGCGCCGCGGTGCGTGCGGGCAAGCTGCCGATGGCCTTCGTCTTCACCGACAACGACAATGAACGCATCCTGTTCGACCTGCCGATCAAGCCGGCGCCGAATGCGAGCGCCGACGGGATGGCCGGCATGGATCACGGTGCGATGGATATGAGCGGGGGCAAGACGGGGACGGACGCGGCGAAGAAATAGGCCGAAGTGCCGCGCCCTTCGCGCCCCCTCACGACTGGAGAAATCGCGCTCGCCCGTTCGGTGTTCGGCGATGCGATCGACTATGCGCGGGTGCGGGTGCGCCATTATAAATGGATTTTCTTCCAGCCGCGCCGGATCGTCATGGCGCCGATGGGCGACCTGCATTTCCACCCCAAAGGCGGCGTCTATTGCGACGATTTCTCCTGCCCGGCCGGCGGGCGGAGCGAAGAATTGCGCGCGAAGGGGCTGTTTCTTCACGAGATGACCCACGTCTGGCAGGCGCAGCAGCGCGGGCGCTGGTATCTGGTGCTGATGCGGCATCCTTTCGCGACCTATGATTACAGCCTGAAACCCGGCTGGCCGCTGCGCCGCTACGGGCTGGAGCAGCAGGCGGAGATCGTGCGGCATTATTGGCTGCTGACGCGAGGAGTGACGATCGGCGGGGCGCCCGATGTCGCCGCCTATCGAGCCATCCTGCCCGCCGAATGGAATGCCGCGACGTGAAGGATTTCGACTTTGTCTTCGCACTCTACAGCTTGCTGCTGGGTCTTTCGATGGTCGAGCTTCTGAGCGGACTCGGCGGCGCTCTCGAAACGCGGTTCGCGGCGGAGGACGGCCGGACAAAGTTCACGATCGGCTGGCTCACTCCGTTGCTCGCGATCTTCGTGATGCTTGACCTTCTGTCCTTCTGGTCGGCGGCGTGGACGGTGCGCGCGGACATCGCGGTGTCGGGCACGACGCTGATGGCGGTCGCGGCGTTCGCCAGCCTCTATTTTCTCGCCGCACGGCTCGTCTTCCCCTCGCATCCCGAGGGTT
Proteins encoded in this window:
- a CDS encoding copper chaperone PCu(A)C, whose protein sequence is MKPFAIAALAATALTLTACEKNLGAGQPLNVVAGYIQMGATPDSPAAGYFTVQGGPRDVELVAVTADLAQRVEMHESVKENGVVTMKPLAAAVVPAKGKLEFKPGGKHLMIWHINGAAVRAGKLPMAFVFTDNDNERILFDLPIKPAPNASADGMAGMDHGAMDMSGGKTGTDAAKK
- a CDS encoding vgr related protein translates to MPRPSRPLTTGEIALARSVFGDAIDYARVRVRHYKWIFFQPRRIVMAPMGDLHFHPKGGVYCDDFSCPAGGRSEELRAKGLFLHEMTHVWQAQQRGRWYLVLMRHPFATYDYSLKPGWPLRRYGLEQQAEIVRHYWLLTRGVTIGGAPDVAAYRAILPAEWNAAT